The DNA region GAGGTTTTCCGGGTTCTCCACAGACCACGCGTCGTCGAGCGACGGGTGCTGCGGCCGCGAGGGTTGGCTAAGCGTCCGGGTGATGGGGTTGTCCGTCACCGCCCCGCGGACCCGCTCCCAAGTGCTCGGCGGCTGCGGCGCCCAAGGCTGGGAGTAGTCGTGCGACAGCTTGGGGGGGGCGACTTGCTTGGGCCCCCCGAGCCCCAGCGTCTGGCGCCAGCCCGATTCCGCGGGCGCCGTAGTGCGGGACTGATCCCCCATGAACGTTGGGGGCGCGGCGGATATCCCAGAGCCCGCGAGGACTGCCCCGGCGGTGAACCAGACGGTGAGTTTCACGGCCATTCCTCCCTAAGCGGCGCGGGTGTGGGTGCGTTGCTGCGTCGGACCGTCGGCTACTGGCCGGTCGATCCCGCGGTGCTGGCCGGCAACACCGGCGGCTTCATGTTGTCTTGGAAGCGGGTGTTGACCGAGTCGACCACCGTGGCGGGGCGGCCCTGCGACACCAGGTGCGTCTCGGTCACCATCGCGGGGACGCCGTCCGTGGAGACCTGCGTCGAGAAGTCTTGCACCTTGGCGATACGCTGCTCGGTGTGCTCCGGCTCGTTGGAGCGCTCCACAAACACCTGCCGGTACTCGGGGGGCGCCTGCGTCATGATCCAGCGGATCTTGATCTTGCCCGCGTCGGTCAGCTCGCAGGTTTCGGGGTGGAAGTGGTGCGCCCCCATCAGGTTCTGCTGCCGCCAGCCGTTGCGCACCATGATGTCGAACGGCGCCGCGGCGTACTTGCGGTCGGGGCAGAGGTAGGGGCTGGGCCAGTGGGAGTTCTCGCAGTACCCTTCGCGAACGTGGTCGCAGAAGCAGTCGAGCCAGAAGGCCTGCGCGGGCGCCGCCAGACTCATCGCGGCGAGGCAGGGGGCGGCCAGCATTGCTAGCGTGGGGCGGTTCATCCATTCCCTCGCGGATCGATAGTTGCATACGGCGGACCGTCGTGGCCCTAACCCGTTCAACTAGACCTATCGACCGCACGCCGCCGTCAACTCCGGCGCTTCTGCGCGGACCGGCGCGGTTGCCCCAGCTTGCCCAGAGTGTGGGCTTCGACCAGCCACTTGGTATCCGCGTTGCGGCGGGCAAGGCGGGTCGGCCCCGCCCGCGGGTGGATCCTACCGGCGAGCCGTCGGCGTCAGCCGCCGGAGGTTTCGGGGTGGCAAACGCTGGCTCCGCTCCCAAGACTCCGGCGGCTGACGCCGACGGCTCCCCTGGGTAGTGGGGGCTGTGGCGCGTCGCAGCGTCTTCCTAACCCGCTCCCTGCATCGCGGGGAACATCTCGTTGATCATCGTGATCGCGGCGGGGCCGACCAGCACGATGAACAACGCCGGGAAGATGAACAGCACCAGCGGGAAGATCAGCTTCACCGCGGTCTTGGCCGCCTTCTCTTCGGCCATCTGGCGGCGGCGGACCCGCATCGAGTCGCTCTGAACACGCAGTGCCTGCGCGACGCTGGAGCCGAACTTGTCTGCCTGGATCAGGATGGCCGACAGCGCTTTCAGGTCGTCGACCCCGGTGCGGTCTCCCAGGTCGTGCAGCACGTCGTTGCGGCTCTTGCCCATCTGCAGGTGGAGGTTGCTCAGGGCGAACTCGCTGGTGAGCACCGGGTAGGTCGTGCCCATCTCTTCGGACACCTTGCGCATCGCTTGGTCGAGCCCCAGGCCCGCCTCGACGCACACCACCATCAGGTCGAGCGCGTCGGGGAGCGACATGAAGATGGCGTCCTGGCGGTTGCGACGCAGGAACCACACCACCACGTCCGGCAGGTAGAACATGACGCCCGCCACGGCGACGGTCCCCATCGCGGCCTCGGTGGTCAGTCCCTTGATGACCGCCATCGTGCCGCCGCCGGCCACAAAGCCCGCCAGCAGGCAGAAGAACTTGATGCCGAGAAAGGTGCTTACCGCGTTCTCGCCGCGGAAGCCGGCGTGGGCCAGCTTGCTCTTGAGCTTGCCGGCCTCGGCCTCGGTCTTGGGTTGCAGCGGCGCCGCCAGGGTGGGCGAGGCGCTGCCGATCAACCTGGCCATAGCGTCCGCCTGGCCCCCCATCCCCTTGCGCTTGTCGTTCTTTCGGCCGCGCGGGTCGCGGATGCCTTCGAGGCGGTCCTCGACGCGGTTCGAGCCCTTGGACGAAACGAGGTCGACGACCCACCACACCGCGGCGGCGACACAGCAAAAGATGCCTGCTTTGGCGGCGAGCGACGTGCTGATTAGGGCTAGCGGAAGCATGGGCGTTACGCGGGAGTTGGCTTGAAGCTTGGAAGGTTCGTGTCGGCCGGACGCGTAAGCGAGGCGGCAGCAAAGAGCGGGCGGCTCTGTCGCTTGCGCGTCGGGCTTGGATTACTGGCGGCGACTATGGGCCGGGATTCGGAGTTCTGTTACACGCGGATGTTCACGATCTTGCGGATAATCACGGCGCCCAGGAGCTGCATCACGAGGCCCCCGACGAGCATCTTCTTGCCCAGTTCGTCCGTGAACAGCAGCATCAGGTAGTCGGGGTTCATCCGCCACACCGCGGCGAACAACGCCGGCGGCAGGGCCAGCAGCACGACGCCCGAGATCCGGCCTTCGCCGGTGAGGGCTTGGACCTGGCCCCAGATCTGGAACCGCTCACGCACTAGCCGGCCGATCTTGTCGAGGATCTCGGCCAAGTCGCCGCCGGTCTGACGCTGCAGCACCACCGCGGTGGCGAAGAACTTGAGGTCGAGGTTGGGGACCCGCTCGGTCATGCTGTTGAGCGCTTCCTCCATCGGCATGCCGAGATTCTGCTCCTCAAACACGCGGTTGAACTCCTTGCCGATGGGGTCGGACATCTCGTGGGCCACCAGGCTCATCCCCGACGCGAGGCTGTGGCCGGCGCGCAGCGCGCGGGCGACCAACTCGAGCGCCTCGGGGAGCTGTCCGGCGAACTTCTTCATCCGGCTCTTGCGTTTGAAACTGAGCCAAGCGAAGGGGAGGAAGGTCATCCCGATGGCCAGCACCGGCGAGAACTTCATCGGCAGGCCGATGGCCGCCGCGGCGGTGAACCCAACGGCGCCGCTGCCGACGCAGATCAGCAGGAACTTCGACAGGTTGAGCGAGGTGTCGGCCTGCACGAACATGCGGTGCAGGTTGAGGTGGTTGGCCAGCGCCTGCTCAAAGGCGCTAGAGCCCGTCTCCCACGACGCGTTCATCAGGCCGCCGGATTCCTTGGCGGACTTCCCCTTTTTCTTGCCCCCGGTGAGTTCGGCAAGCCGCTGATCGATCTCGTCCTCGCGCTTGTCTCCCGAGAGCATCGCGAGCGCGGCGATCAGGCCGGCGACGCCGACGAACACCAGGAAGGAAATCAGCATGGGGGTCATGGTCGTTCTCTCAGCAATGCTCGTCAGACTCTAACCACGGGTAACACGGATCGCACGGACGATGATCAGCTTTGGAACTCGGTCGATTATGAACCTGCGATCCGTACGATCCGTGTTACCCGTGGTCAATTCTTAATTCTGGTCGTGGGGGCCGATCAGTCCCGCAGCATCACGCGCTCGCGGAAGGTGCTGGCCGGCAGGCGGACGCCCGACTGCTCCATGCGCGACATGAACGACGGGCGGATGCCGGTCGACACGAAGTGACCGATGGCCCGGCCGTTCTCGTCGACGCCGTCCTGCACGTACTTGAAGATGTCCTGCATGACGATGGTGTCCTGCTCCATCCCCATCACCTCGGTGATGTGCGTCACTTTGCGGGTGCCGCCTTGCAGGCGGCTCGCCTGGACGATCAGGTCCACGGCGCCGGCGATCTGCGACCGCATGGCCTTCATCGGCATCTCGAAGCCGGCCATCATGATCATCGTCTCGAGACGGGCGATCGCGTCGCGCGGCGTGTTGGCGTGGCAGGTGGTGAGCGAGCCGTCGTGGCCGGTGTTCATCGCCTGCAGCATGTCGAGCGTCTCGCCGCCCCGGCATTCGCCGATGATGATCCGGTCGGGCCGCATACGCAGGCAGTTCTTCACCAAGTCGGTGGCGCTGATGCGTCCCTTCCCCTCGATGTTCGGCGGGCGGGTCTCGAGCCGCACCACGTGCTCTTGCTGGAGCTGGAGTTCCGCGGCGTCTTCGATGGTGACGATGCGGTCGTCGTTGCTGATGAAGCTCGAGAGCGTGTTGAGCAGCGTCGTCTTACCGGAACCGGTGCCGCCCGAGATGATGATGTTGAGGTGGGCCTTCATGGCGCCCTCAAGCAGCATGACCATCTCGGGGGTCATGCTCTTGTAGTTCAGCAGGTCCTCGAGCTTCAGCGGGTTGGAGCCGAACCGCCGGATGGTGACGCTGGGGCCGTCGAGCGCCAGCGGCGGGATGATGGCGTTCACACGCGAGCCGTCCGGCAGGCGGGCGTCGACCATCGGGCAGACCTCGTCCACGCGTCGGCCGACGCGCGAAACGATGCGGTCGATAATCTGCATCAGGTGCTTGTTGTCGCGGAACACCACGCCGGTCTTGACCAGCTTCCCCTTGCGTTCGACGAAGACGTTCTTCGGGCCGTTGATCATGATTTCGCTGATCGACGGGTCCTTGAGCAGCATCTCCATCGGGCCGAGGCCGAAGGTCTCGTCCAGCACCTCTTCGACCAGGCGGTCGCGTTCGTTGCGGTTGAGGAAGGTGTCCTCGGTGTCGCACAGGTGCTCAACGACCAGGCGGATCTCACGACGGAGGACGTCTCCCTCCAGCTCGCCGACGCGCGACAAGTCGAGCTTGTCCACCAGCTTCGTGTGGATGCGGCGTTTGATGTTCTCGAACTCGGCTTCCTTTTCCTTCTGCGATAGGACGGCCGGTCCGCTGGGGAGCTTTGTCATCGGGGAGAATCGGGGCGCGGGTTTCGGGGCATAGCGTGTAGGGGGCGCGCGGTGCGTCCGACAAACCATAGCTCAGGCGCGGCGCGCAAGACGGAAAGTGGTGGCTTTTAGGCAACGCGGGCCGGATGTGCGGGTTGTCAGAGAAACGCCGCTAGCGCAGGAGAGCGTCGATAAGGCAGGAGATGGGCCGTGCTGGGCACAGCAGACGCCGCCGCGATGCAGAATGGTGGGGCGCAGCATTACAGGCGGTGCGCTTGGTGCGTCGCCTTGGCTCGGCGTAGAGCAAGCCGAAGGGCGCCGAAACTGCATCCGTGTCAAGCGGATTCGTTCAGGCCCACGTGCCTAGCCGCCCAGCTGACTCGGCTCGGCGTCCGGCTCTTCGGCCGTGCGCTTCGACTTGCCGCCCCACAGACCCAGCCAACTGCGGTTGCGTCCCGCGATCTCGCTTGGGGAGTCGGCCTCGCCTCGGCCGCACAGCGCGCCGGCGAGCTGGGAGATCGATTGCGTGATGGCCGCCTTGGGGGCTTGTTCCAGCAAGGGGACGCCGTTGTTCCGGACTTCGATCATCGTGCGGAAGTCGTTCGGCACCTGCCAGTAGACTTCTTGACCGAGCGTCTCTTGCGCCTTGCGGAGGCTGATGGACGCCCCCCCCTGCCCGGCCCGGTTGACGATGATCCGCGTCTTCTCCTTCAGCCCGGGCGTGCGCTCGAAGGAAACCATCAGCCGCACCACGTTCCGCAGGCACGGCAGGTCGAGCTGGGTGACCATGAGCGCCTCGTCGCTGAGCCGCAGGGCCAGCATGTCGAGCGCGTTGTACGCCTTCGAGGCGTCGATGATCAGGTGGGTGAACGTGGCCTTGAGCAGGCCGATCACGCGGCTCAGGTCGTCCGGCGTGACCAGCAGCGCGTCTTCCAACGCCACCGGTCGGGGCAGCAGGTAGAGCCCAGAGGCGTGCTTGGTGAGCGAGCGCCGCAGCAGGGTGAAGTCGAGCCGCGCCACGTTTTGCGAGACGTCCGTGAGCGTGTACTCCGGCACCGTGTCGAGGAACACGTCGGCGTCGCCGAGCGTTAGGTCGAGGTCGAGCAGCACCACGGAGTGGTCGGGGTCGGCCGCGAGCGAGCAGCCCAGGTTCACCGCCATGCTGGTGACGCCCACCCCGCCCGTGGCGCCGGTGACGGTGATCACTTTGCAACCGCGGGCCGACTGCCCCTCGCCGAAGCGGGTGCGGTGGATGCGGGCCAACGCCGCGGCGAGCTCTTCCGGCTTCAGCGGCTGGGTGAGGAACTCCTTCGCCCCGGCGCGCATCGTCCGCAAGATCAGCGACCCGTCGGTGCTGCTGCTGGCGACCAGCAGCGTGACGTTGGGGTTGTTCCGAGAGATCGACTCGATCAAATCGACCGCTTGATCGGGGTCGCCGTCCATCGAGATGAAGCCGACGTCTGGGTTGGTCTGCTTCAGCACGTCTTGGAAGAAGGCGTACCGCGAGCATTCCGCTTCAAGCCAGACGCTCTCCAGCCCGAGCAGCGTCGCTTTGAGCGATTCCCGGGTCGAATCGTTGGGATCGACCAGAGCTAGGCGGAGCAGGTTGGACATACCGGAATATACGTTGCTGGAGCTGCACGGAAGCCGGCGAGTCGCGGCCCGACAAGCGGGCCGCTCCCCCGGCTACGACAGCGTAGCTCACGTGGGCGCGTCGGAGGATGAAATTTCAGCGACACCAACGGGCCGGGCCTGCCGCCCGCCCGGAGATCAGGCCGGACCGCGCCATTGCGGCCGGCCGCAGCCCGCGGGGCGGGTCGCCTACTCTGCGTCGTACCCCACCGGACCGATGAGTCCGCCCGTCGTTGCCCCCGCCGGGGCGGCCGACGCGGTGTAGGGCCTAGCGGCTTGCCTCTGGTACTGGGGCTCCCGCGGGGCGGCGTAGTGGCCCGTCGAGGGGGCCGATTGGGCGCCGCCCATCGGCCCGTACGGGTCGCCCGCCGGGGGGAGCACCAGCTCGCCGTGGCCCCCCATCTCGGGCCCGGTCGGCGTCGCTGGCAGCGGCTGCGGCACGATCATCTCGCCCTGCATCTCTGAGGGGTAAGACGGGTCCATCCCGGCAGGGGTGGGGGCGAAGTGGGTCACTTGCCCACCGGCGCCGCCGCCACACGACTGACAGTTGTTGCAGCCGTAGGCCGAGCCCAGCGATCCGCCGGGGCAGCAGGGCTCGTGGCCGTGCGTCGGCACGCAGCCGCACTGGCCGCACTGGTTGCAGCGGTTCGGGACCTCAACGTGGCCGCCCCAGTACAGTTCGCCGTTGTCGGGGCTCATGGTGGCCATGCCGGGCAGGCACTGCGGCACCTCATGCGGGTCCATGGCGTCGATGAACTCGGGCGTAACCAGGATCAGCAGTTCGATCTCTTGGACGCGTTCCTCTACCTTGCGGAAGGGGGCCCCCAGGATCGGCATATCAGACAGGTAGGGCAGGCCGCGGTTCTGGCTAAACACCTGCCGCTGGATCAACCCCGCCAGTGCGAACGTCTGTCCGGCCTGCATTTCGACGGCCGTATCGACCTGACGGACGACGAATCCTGGGATCACCGTGTCGCCGAGGGGCGTTCCGAGGGCCTCGTCGCGGGCGCTAATGCGCGGCCGGACTTCTAGTCGGATGCGTCCGTTTCCAAGCACGATCGGCAAGAAGTCCACCTGGGTGCCGAACGGCTTGTACTCGATGCTCTGCTGCCCCAGTCCCTGCGGGATGATCACGGGGACTTCACCCCCCTCGTTGAACTGCGCGGGCCGACCGCTGATGGCCACCAGGTTCGGTTCGGCCAAGATCTTCGCGACTCCGTTCGACTGGAGCGCCTCGAGCATGCCAAAGAAGTTGCTGCCGCCGCTCACGATGCCAAAGTTAACGGTCTGCCCGGTCCCACTAATGGCGGACGATCCGCCGATGCTGGTGAGGATATTCGCGGACCGTGCGCTAACAAACCCGCCGCCGCCGCTCACCAGCGCCCAGTCGAAGCCCAGCTCGCGGCTCTTGGTGCGGTTTACTTCAAACACCTTCACCTTCAACAGCACCTGCTGCACGCCGCCGACGCTGATGTTGTTGATCACCTTGGGCGAGTAGTCCTCGGCCATCTGCACGATGGGCGTGACGTAGTCGGGGCGGTCGATGAAGCCCGTCAGCACCAGGCTGCTGCTGTAGCGGTAGACCTTGATCGACGAGTTCGGGAACTGGGTCTTGAGGGCGTGCTCAAGCTCGCGGACGTCGCCGTAGATGAACACGTCCACCGTGTGCAGTTGGCCGTCGCTGTCCCAGAGGTTCACCGCGGTCACGCCCGCCTTCTTGGCGGAGATCTGGATCTCGTTGGCGCTAAGCGGGGTGACCGAAAGCAGGTCGGGGTTGTTCACCTGCACCCGCGGGATCGGCTTCTCGAGCGTCAGGATCCGGCTGGTGTTGGTTGTCAGCTCAAGCCGCTCGCTCGGACCGCTGATCTTTCGGATCAGCGCGGCGTTCGGGTTTTCGAGCGTAGGCGGGACGCCGCTGTCCTGGGCGTTCGCCGGGGCGACGGCGCCGGCAAACACGACGACGATCGACAGCAGTCCGCGCAGCCAGCGCGCCGGGCGAGAATTTGAGCAAACGTACATCCCTGTACCCCCCTGTCTGGCGCCATCCTTGACGCCGGTTTTTTTCGCGTATTGCGGTCTTACTTGTCGAAGTCGATCGGGAACGCGGCGTCCAGTTCAACGCCGTCAAGCGTTGGCTGGCCGGCCCCCGTTGGAACACTCTTGGGCGCCGCCATCGACGGCATCACGCCGCCCGTCGAGGCCCCCTGCGCCGATAGCGGGCGTCCGGTCGTGGCGTCGAACAGAAGCTCGGACACCTCGTCGGCTCGCACGACCGTCATCCGGTGGGGCGGACGATCCTTGGCCGCCTGTCGGACCATCGCCATCAGGCCGCCGAGCATCCCGGGGCCCTTGTCCTTCTTGACTGTCTCTTCACGTTGCTGCTCTTTCTCGCGTGAGTTCTTCTTGTCGGCGGTCCCCATGAGGTCCTCGAACCGCATCTCTGTCGCGGCGATCGGCGCCTCGTCGTTGGGGCTGCGCGGGATCAGGGTGACGTCGCCCATCTTCTGCGCCAGCTCGATCTTGCTCGCCTGCTCGGGGGTCACCAGCAGGGAGACGGTCTTGGGCACCGTGCGGGCCTCGCCGCCGTCGGCGGAGCGCTGCACCGCTTGTTCGATGGCGAAGACGCGGATGTTCTGCAGGATCACCTTGGCCATCGCGTGCTCGATGCCGGCCCGCGGGTTGGCGTTCACAAACAACTGGATGTCTACGCGGTCGCCGGGGCTCAGCAGGCCGGCGGCGCTCTTCTCGGCGTCGACGCCGATCGTGGAGAGCCGGAAGCCGGGGGTGATGCCGCCGATCGGGTCGACCATCTCGCCCTGGGCCAGCAGCTTGGCGTCGAGGATGGGCTCGCCGGCGAAGATGTTCGCCCGCGGCCTGCGTCCCTCAACGTTCTCGAGCTGTGTGAGGGCCCCGACCGGGATGCGGTCCTTGGGCCACTCCTGCAGCGACACCATGGCGGCGTCGATGGGGTCGCCCAGGTTGATGTTGTGCAGCGCCACGTAGATAGGCGCCGTCTCGCCCTGCAGGCCGGCGGGCTGGCGGTTCTTGTCCATCACCTGGCTGATGCCGATCGATGCGACCAGCCCCGAACCGAG from Pirellulimonas nuda includes:
- a CDS encoding type II secretion system F family protein — its product is MLPLALISTSLAAKAGIFCCVAAAVWWVVDLVSSKGSNRVEDRLEGIRDPRGRKNDKRKGMGGQADAMARLIGSASPTLAAPLQPKTEAEAGKLKSKLAHAGFRGENAVSTFLGIKFFCLLAGFVAGGGTMAVIKGLTTEAAMGTVAVAGVMFYLPDVVVWFLRRNRQDAIFMSLPDALDLMVVCVEAGLGLDQAMRKVSEEMGTTYPVLTSEFALSNLHLQMGKSRNDVLHDLGDRTGVDDLKALSAILIQADKFGSSVAQALRVQSDSMRVRRRQMAEEKAAKTAVKLIFPLVLFIFPALFIVLVGPAAITMINEMFPAMQGAG
- a CDS encoding type II secretion system F family protein, whose product is MTPMLISFLVFVGVAGLIAALAMLSGDKREDEIDQRLAELTGGKKKGKSAKESGGLMNASWETGSSAFEQALANHLNLHRMFVQADTSLNLSKFLLICVGSGAVGFTAAAAIGLPMKFSPVLAIGMTFLPFAWLSFKRKSRMKKFAGQLPEALELVARALRAGHSLASGMSLVAHEMSDPIGKEFNRVFEEQNLGMPMEEALNSMTERVPNLDLKFFATAVVLQRQTGGDLAEILDKIGRLVRERFQIWGQVQALTGEGRISGVVLLALPPALFAAVWRMNPDYLMLLFTDELGKKMLVGGLVMQLLGAVIIRKIVNIRV
- a CDS encoding CpaF family protein; the protein is MTKLPSGPAVLSQKEKEAEFENIKRRIHTKLVDKLDLSRVGELEGDVLRREIRLVVEHLCDTEDTFLNRNERDRLVEEVLDETFGLGPMEMLLKDPSISEIMINGPKNVFVERKGKLVKTGVVFRDNKHLMQIIDRIVSRVGRRVDEVCPMVDARLPDGSRVNAIIPPLALDGPSVTIRRFGSNPLKLEDLLNYKSMTPEMVMLLEGAMKAHLNIIISGGTGSGKTTLLNTLSSFISNDDRIVTIEDAAELQLQQEHVVRLETRPPNIEGKGRISATDLVKNCLRMRPDRIIIGECRGGETLDMLQAMNTGHDGSLTTCHANTPRDAIARLETMIMMAGFEMPMKAMRSQIAGAVDLIVQASRLQGGTRKVTHITEVMGMEQDTIVMQDIFKYVQDGVDENGRAIGHFVSTGIRPSFMSRMEQSGVRLPASTFRERVMLRD
- a CDS encoding AAA family ATPase, with the translated sequence MSNLLRLALVDPNDSTRESLKATLLGLESVWLEAECSRYAFFQDVLKQTNPDVGFISMDGDPDQAVDLIESISRNNPNVTLLVASSSTDGSLILRTMRAGAKEFLTQPLKPEELAAALARIHRTRFGEGQSARGCKVITVTGATGGVGVTSMAVNLGCSLAADPDHSVVLLDLDLTLGDADVFLDTVPEYTLTDVSQNVARLDFTLLRRSLTKHASGLYLLPRPVALEDALLVTPDDLSRVIGLLKATFTHLIIDASKAYNALDMLALRLSDEALMVTQLDLPCLRNVVRLMVSFERTPGLKEKTRIIVNRAGQGGASISLRKAQETLGQEVYWQVPNDFRTMIEVRNNGVPLLEQAPKAAITQSISQLAGALCGRGEADSPSEIAGRNRSWLGLWGGKSKRTAEEPDAEPSQLGG
- a CDS encoding type II and III secretion system protein family protein, which codes for MYVCSNSRPARWLRGLLSIVVVFAGAVAPANAQDSGVPPTLENPNAALIRKISGPSERLELTTNTSRILTLEKPIPRVQVNNPDLLSVTPLSANEIQISAKKAGVTAVNLWDSDGQLHTVDVFIYGDVRELEHALKTQFPNSSIKVYRYSSSLVLTGFIDRPDYVTPIVQMAEDYSPKVINNISVGGVQQVLLKVKVFEVNRTKSRELGFDWALVSGGGGFVSARSANILTSIGGSSAISGTGQTVNFGIVSGGSNFFGMLEALQSNGVAKILAEPNLVAISGRPAQFNEGGEVPVIIPQGLGQQSIEYKPFGTQVDFLPIVLGNGRIRLEVRPRISARDEALGTPLGDTVIPGFVVRQVDTAVEMQAGQTFALAGLIQRQVFSQNRGLPYLSDMPILGAPFRKVEERVQEIELLILVTPEFIDAMDPHEVPQCLPGMATMSPDNGELYWGGHVEVPNRCNQCGQCGCVPTHGHEPCCPGGSLGSAYGCNNCQSCGGGAGGQVTHFAPTPAGMDPSYPSEMQGEMIVPQPLPATPTGPEMGGHGELVLPPAGDPYGPMGGAQSAPSTGHYAAPREPQYQRQAARPYTASAAPAGATTGGLIGPVGYDAE
- the cpaB gene encoding Flp pilus assembly protein CpaB, which gives rise to MALALGSGLVASIGISQVMDKNRQPAGLQGETAPIYVALHNINLGDPIDAAMVSLQEWPKDRIPVGALTQLENVEGRRPRANIFAGEPILDAKLLAQGEMVDPIGGITPGFRLSTIGVDAEKSAAGLLSPGDRVDIQLFVNANPRAGIEHAMAKVILQNIRVFAIEQAVQRSADGGEARTVPKTVSLLVTPEQASKIELAQKMGDVTLIPRSPNDEAPIAATEMRFEDLMGTADKKNSREKEQQREETVKKDKGPGMLGGLMAMVRQAAKDRPPHRMTVVRADEVSELLFDATTGRPLSAQGASTGGVMPSMAAPKSVPTGAGQPTLDGVELDAAFPIDFDK